tcagccaagacctcagaaaataaattgtagacctccacaagtcttgttcatccttgggaggaatttccaaatgtaccacgttcatctgtacaaacaatagtacacaagtataaacatcatgggaccacgcagctgtcataccgctcaggaaggagacgcgttctgtctcctagagatgaacatactttggtgcgaaaagtgcaaatcaatcccagaacaacagcaaaggacctgatgaagatgctggaggaaacgggtacaaaagtatctatatccacagtaaaacgagtcctatattgacataacctgaaaggccgttcagcaaagaagaagccaatgctccaaaaccgcaataaaaaaagccatacttctaaagttgtggcaaaatggctaaaggaccTGAATGTATTAACATTTGAGATATTTACAGCTGAATAGCTTGTGCATTAATAATTGTTTTTATGCTGCAGGTAGAAATGGTTTTGTGATAAGACGTTGCCCCACTGAAGTTGCCATTAGTTTGTTCTATTCTTGATGGCCTAAGGCCCTGAGCCCCACTTTAGATTGCGTTCATTCAATACCACTGTGTTTCAACAAGTCTCTTGGCCCTGCCCTAGCATTGCggtttggctctctctctcgctctcttacctctctcttgCCGTACACTGCAGCTGTTGAAGGGGACTAGTGCTGCTGCTAGTACTCTAGCCCTATTCCTGTCCTCTGATGCCATAGCAGTTCAGACTGTGTTATTGAGTTAGGGATGGGCTCCTCTCCTTTAATCCAGGCCTAAACTCATAGGTCACTGATAAACACACATGCCAAGCAGATTATAGTACTCTCTCCCTACTGACCTCACTGAGCACTGGTCACAGTTATCACCCACaggatttgatttggatttggatttgatttgatttaagatcATTTTCCACCCGTAaggccactcatctctgccttcaCTAAAGATCACTCCCTGATTAGTTTTATTGGCATCTTATCAGGGACTTTATTACACTAATTAGGTGTAAGTGCTGGTCTGGACTAGAACAAAAGCTGTTTCCCATCCTTTTTAAAGTTTGATTGGTTGGATTCTCTCTGACCCCATGGTACTCAAGTGTCTACTCTGGAGACCATTCGGATGACCCCTGGTCTCCCTCTGACGTCTCGTGgcgggaggaggagcaggagtcgCTACGGAGATCGCTCCGCTCCCTACAGACACAGTTGGCCAATGAACGTGCtcggagggagggggcagagcgaGATGCAGACCACCTAGCCAATGAGAATGTGGCACTGGAGCAGCGCCTGGGAATGATGGAGGGGTGCCAGGTGAGGAAGAGAAGCAACACACACAGAATTATTTGAAGCAGATGCGTGCTTCAAATTCAAATCGTTTGTAGTGAAATGGAAAAGTCAAGAGGTCCATGTGACATTACTGAaacctgtctctttctctcttccgccttctctctcctctctgtccaggaCAGACTAGTGGAGCTGGAGTGTGAGGCTGAGGAGCTTCGTCAGCTGTGGAGAGCAGACTACGGCAACAAAGCTTTGAGGTCAAGGGTCAGCCTGGGCATGCTACCCAATGCCCTATTCTTCCACCTGAaccaggagagggggatgggggaggatggagagagtgagggagacctGATGGAGGTCAGCTACCGTTCCAAGGTGAAAGGTTGTGATGTCCTAAAGCACTGCAACAGCGAGAAGCAGCTTAGGTCGCTGCAGGGTGAGGGGTCAGACGTATACGAGAGTCATGACCACGAGCGTTCGTGCGTCCGCCATTCGGAGGTGGTGAAGCAGCGTGGGATCTCCCTTCTCAACGAGGTTGATGCTCAGTACAGCGCCCTGCAGGTCAAATATGACGCGTTGCTGCGGCGCTGCCACCAGGGGGAGCCGGACCCAAGCCAGCAGCACAGCCAAAAGGAGGTCCAAAAGCCCAGCGGAGCCCCCTTGGTCCGCCCACGAAGCCCAGCCTCCCTCCACCAGGGCCAGGAGGATGAACTCCACCAACCTGAGTACAAGGCCCTGTTCAAGGAGATCTTTACCTGCATCCAGAAAACCAAAGAGGATCTGAGTGAGAACAGGGGAAAGTCTTGGCAGCTGAAGTAGCATTACTTTCGCAAAGAAATGTAGAAAAATGGGTTTGTGCTGAACAAGCTATTTTTCTCCCGAATTGGAGCTGGGACATACTGTATGTGCAAGCTACTAAGCAAGCAAAACCCCTTACTCTAAACTATTTGGAAAGACTTTAAAAGTGTGCCTGGGAACTGATGTGTTAAATCTGGTAGAAGTGAAGATGAATTGATAACCTTCTCAAAGGGCTCATTGTTATCTATGGACGTTGGCACAGCTAAAGAAAGGCAAGATACACCAGCTCTTATGCATGGAAACAACAGTGCCTAACGTTCAGTCTATTGTACATAATTCTGCCTCAATCTCCCAGGTATACCTGAGCCAGTTGCTTAGCATCTAAGGGCAACTTTACTGTACACTGACAAAACCAAGGACCTCTGGAAAATATTTCTGTGGACTAGCTCTTTTCAATGGTACCTCTGCACTGTTAAATCAAAAGTTGCACATCCTTTTAAAGTGACTTGTCTGAGCCTGATGGTCAAAACGGGAACTTTTTACCATCTTTGTGTGCCTAGAAATGCCACTGTTTCCTACTCTTGGTAGTGAGTTACCTGGCAAGGTGTGAATTTTAAAAAGGGAGAGCTTGTTATCGCTTTTGTTCAGTGCAGCTATACAATAAACATCAACTACAGCTATGAACAGCTGTAGCTATGAAATGTTTGGCCTAGATCTTTGTCATTATTAAAAGTTTCTGAATATTTTAAAAAGAAAAAAACACCTGATGGTTTTTGGTGCTCATGTAAGGTCCAAGTTGCACTATAATTTCCGGAACTCTTTCTCAATTGTACTGTATGTCTTCAAAGTGTTTTGCCCAATCCTGAAGTTTAAAAATGAAAGTAATTGGGTACGAAGAATGAGTTGTTAATGAATAATGTAGTAGCTAGTGATAATCTACTGAGGCTATACCAAAACTCAGCTATATACTGTACGGTGCTATGATATTGATGTGCTTTACGAAATACAATGACAGACAATGTAGACATTTCGTAAGTGCTGTTCCAATTATTTGTCAGAAACTGTCTGGttaattaaattgttttttttttttaaactcatgCTATCCTAATTGTTCATGATAGCCACATCCTTAGTGGACATCACtgtaaaatcacattgtattgagATGCACTTAAGACTTGCACAGGGATCGTTGTTCTTTTCTGACACTTTATGTAGCTTGCCACTGTATAACAAGTGCTATTAGTAGTTCCTGTGCACTGTATTAGATACCAAAATATTGTCAAATATATGCGTCATCTTTGATAAATGCAAACTCTGagaggattctgtgtttccatTGGTCAGTTATTACATGCCTAGTCAAGGTGCTATCATCACCCATGCAATTTTAACAAACCAGTTTATACACAGAGGGACATAATCACAAGACAGTGAAACAACTCTGACTTTGCAGAAGGGACAGGATGGAGGGCAGAGCACGGTGGGACTCTTAAGTTGCTGTTTCCTACTGtgtgcaacaccagggttgtggggtTGATTCTCATGGGGAACCAGTACGAACATGTACGTTGCTCTGGGTAAGAGTGCTGCTAAattgcatttatttatttgtatttaatagTCTACATGGTAACAGATTCACTTGCCTTGTTTGGCATTTTACAAAACGGTTGAGTTGGAAGGAGTAAAAAGTCTGGCGTTTTAGAAATGAGTAAGACAAATTCTGAGGGTTAGTATAATCTTTAGTTCCAGGCAATCAGTGCTCAAAATCAGTTTGTTGCAAATGCCAATAAGAATTGTATATTatgactgcacctgtacataatcAGGCTGTCTTTTGAAATGATAAGTTCGGTAAAGTAGATATAATTCAATGTATTTCCTGATTTAAGCTTTATTTTATACAAACTAAACATACGTAGCACTAACTGGAATGTAGACAATCTTCCAGTGTATGAATGGAGCTGGTTGCTCTGTAAGAAATCAAATGGCAGGAAGATGGCGGTGATGAGGAAATATGGTGTTATGCAATAGACAAATTAATATCACTGACCACTTTTTTTAAACATATGATTTCTAGATTTTCTGGgggatacatttaaaaaaaacgttgTCTTCCATTGTTCCACTTCAAGACAAAACTGCATGTGTTCACTGTACACTGATGGGTTTCTCAAAGCCTTTATATCTGCCTCCAAACTccgtctctctggggagagaaggggaccactgactctaaaatgagtctctggggagagaagaagaggaccacTGACTCTAAAAATGAGTCTctggggagagtgagaagaggaccACTGACTCTAATATGAGTCTCTGAGGAATGAATCAGGAGAGTCCAGATTCACTTGTGTCCATGAAGAATGACCTGTCTATGATACTGCCAATTCAAGCATGGAGCCTTCGATGATAAACCAGGTTAAGACATTTGCATTCTTGGACATTGGCATTTTCTTGGTAGAAACACCAATGCCCTGTAAATAATGGATATTATTATTGGAGAAGATGTTTTATGAAACTTGTCCATGTTTTTAGTCCGAAAGGCTCCACCCTTAGTGGGATAGAGAATGGTGCTGGACTTATAAGGAGTAAATAGAAGTTATAAGAGTTTCTTGCATCCCTGATTCTAGTACTCTCTTAAATTTGGTCAAATTAGATAGATATTTCTCTGTGATTGATTTGGTAAATTAGTTTTTCTTCAATTTTAGTTCACCCAGATAGTTAGAGGTGGTTTGGATTCCGAGTTTTATTCTCCCTTAGGTAGTTAGCTGTTGTTGTGGGGAGATTATATTTTTTTGAGAAATTTAACAAGGCTGTAAAATtgatattatagtattatattttTTTGTTGAATAAGGTTATAAAGTTATCAAGAACAAGTTTTAATTGTGGTAGACTTATGTTGAGTATTTAGGACATATTTTAAGCCAACAGGATCAGACGATAGAAAGTGTTTTAATTGTGACGAAACAGGACGTCTGGCCCGAGAGTGTAGAGCTCCTCCAAAGGATGAGAGACAAAGACAGGTATCGCGACAGACAGAAAAGACAAGTACAAGAATAGTAGGAGACAGGAAGActctgaagaagaggaagaaacaTGACTAGATTGGGAAGAGGAGGATAGTGAGAGTGAGGACTCATTAGATCTAGACTACGAGGTATTCGAATTGGCCAACAAAGATTTAGCATTACAACAGAAACCATACTTGACACTGACTGTTATGGGAAAGAAAAGACACGTgaaagaaagaacagagagaaagatcgTCAGACAGATAGTAGGAAAGACAGATAGTAGGAAAGACAGACGGAGAAGGGCTCCCCCGCCCTATGTTGAGCCCGAAGTGACCTTGATGGTTTGGGAGTagtaggaagaggaggggggctaggaggagagcaagagagagatcagaaggaatttgaggagaatgagagggagagactgggagtgAGGAGCAGGAGACCTGGAGCGTTACGAAGGTTAGAATCTCATAATAAGCCAGGATTGAGAGATGACAGAAGCGACACAGAATGGTTAGATGACGATGAGGCTATACCCCAATTCCCACTCATAGCCTTACCCAACCCCAGAGCTGGGGACGGAGCACAACCAGACACgatagagagcagagcagaagaaGGAGTCGCACATCCTAAGACAGGAGTAGAGGGATTCAGAAGAGATCTAGAGGGTCTCTTGGCCAGTTTCAAATTGAACACAGGAGAACTGGAAAGGGCCGTCAGACAGAGAATAGGAAAAGACAGGGGGACCACATGTGTCGTTAGTGAACGAACCATCTGAGGAATGGCTGGCATTGGGGAAAGGGGTTCATTAGGGAAAATGATTACTGATTGGTAACAGTTACTGAGTGGAGACCAGCATAGTTAATTTATAGACAGGTATAGATAACTGAATTGGAGAAGCGAGAACTTAACCTGGGGTCCAATTAATGACAGGATGATTTGTTTTTAATTTAGGAAGAGGAGTTAGAAGCTATACCCTCCGTGTTATGGTCCCAAGGACCCGTTGACGTGGGGGTCAACGGGAGTTATTTAAGTATAAGTAGTCCCAAAGTTAAATTATAGATTTGATTTAAAGTAATTATTAGTAATTTAGGAAAATTTGAGCCCCCAGAGGGAAGTTAAATGTTGATTTATACATATATGACAGAATAAGGCCATAAGATAAGTAAAAGGAAATTATAATTGTGGTAAACAGAGGTCGTTTATCTGGGATATATTATAATTTGAGAAAGGTGTATTCTGAACCCCTCTAGAAAAAAGGTGATTTTGGAAGTACCAAAACCTATgaattaaattttaaaaaacaacaaaaaaacatgagTTTTCTTGGAATTATTCATTACTGCAGAGTCTGGGTGCTATATTATGCTTTCTATATAGGGAAGTGGAGTGCAAAGAAGGCATCTTTAAAACCACAGCAGCACAGATAAATCTTAAAGAGGACAGAACAATTGACAAAGATTTGTTACAGTAAAGCCAAGAACAAGCACCTCAAAAGGAATTGGACTTGTTGAAAAAGAGGTAATTCTACGAGATAATGTCTGCTATAAggataatttattttattttttaaagttacTGTTTAGATATGCGGTAATATTGACACATGGGTAAAGCCATGCGTCAACAGGGgggatggtagagcaggttaggaaacactttGTGGCCTATGGTGTAACTAActgcttggaaaataaataaatgaatggtTCACGATGTGTTATCTGTGCATGGAATAATCATCAAGGTAGAGTAAGAGCACCACTGGGGGAATACCCCCAGGTAGAATATCCATTCCAACAATTGGAAATGGACTTCATTGAACTATCCAAAGTCAGGGAAAGAAGGGGTGtttaataatagaataatatttAAATGGGTAGAAGCGTTCCCAACTTACTTGGCGGACACGATTATGGTAGCTAAAATATTAGGTCCAGATATTATCCCTAGAGTTGGTTTACTAGGATCTATTTCTTTAAACAATGGATTACATTTTTAGCTAATCAGGTAAACCATATAGAATGCCCGAATTGGGAGGACCAGAGCAAGCAGATATAGAAATAGAACATACCTTAGCAGAACACATGAGAAGGTTGTTTGTTAACCACACCCGTATGTCAAAGCTTTTGTGTCCTAAAGGCGAGTTACAGAAGAAGGTGATTCCCTCGATCCAACCGGGAGACTGGGTGTGGATTCAAACCTTGAGGAGAAAAGACTGGAAGCAGCCCCGTTGGGAAGGCCCATACCAGGTTCTGTTAACCACCACCTTTGCCATTAGAATGGCAGAGAGAGCCACTTGGGTCCACGTTACCCACTGCAAAAAGGTAGGAACACATACAAACACTGctgaacacacacagagttagGGAGCAGAACCGAGTACCAATAGGGTCCGGAGGTTACCTCCCTAACGAAGATTCCCTATCCTGACCTATCATCACTGTGTGCACTCATAGAGGTGTGGGTATGGGGTGGTTCCTAGCAGATCGACTAAGGGCATGAGAGGGTTGGCGGTTTTTGGGAATATTAGAGACTCTGAGCTGCATCATAGTCTTGGTAACCTTTCTGATACATCCAGATCCACCACCTTCCGGTACTAATTATACAACGCCATTGTCATTGATAAGAAGTAAAAGACAAACTATATAACACACTGACCATCAAGGACGAGTGACTTACAGAATAGGAGTCAAAGAAGGTCAAGATGTAGGATTTAAGGTAACCAAACAATTCCCTAGGAAAGCAGACAACTGTACAGGGATTGGGTTGGCCAGATTGAAGGTACTCCGCCAACCAACCTCGGTTCACTTTAACTCCTGGTGAGTACCAGTGTTATAGACACAAGAATGGCACCAGGAATTTATGAGATTTTAATGGATGTAAGTCTGATTGTTAATGTGACTGACTTAGGTTTAGAAGCACAGGAGAAAATTCTTAACCTCACTGCACCTATAACTGATGTATGGTGGGCTTGTACCAGCAAAGGACTCATGGTGGACACTGATGATCCCTTCGACGCCGATAATTTACAATTAGATAAAACTTTTCTTAGTTTTAATGTGTTAAGGTTATAGTGAAAACCTCAAATGGAAGAGTTATAACTGGAAGTAGAAATATCCCCAGGTGAGGTGAAAGACGTTGTAAATACATttgtgtgtaataatgtgatttTGTAAATAAACAAATGTTGTATCAAGATGTAATATTTAGTCAAaggatggattgatagaataATTTGTATGTTTAAGATAATGACTAAagtattccaccctgaaaccatatacTTGTATGAAATGTGTTAGTCATTATTCAATAATGTGTGTGACTAGgccattgtgttactattttgcAATATGAGCTGGGTATAGTTGAGACATTCAAGGCCAACTGAACTCTCAACTTGTGATACCTCAAACCAATAACAGAAAATAGGCCTCCCCAACCTAGGTAGGGTAGTAACTGTTAGAAATGGATAGGCCTGCAGAAGATAATGAGAAACTATGTGTTAGTATTGTGGAAAAATACAGCCCATCTAAAGGGAGGTGGAGTTTCTACtgatgtgagtttgtgtgtgtgtgtgtgtgtgtgtgtgtgtgtgtgtgtatgcgtgcgtgagAGAGATAAAAACATTGTGTTCTCATTTTGAAGTCAGAGCGCTCTTTGAATAAAGTATTGATCTATTGCAGACTGGGACTTTGTCTAATTCTTCATTAACCAGGGCCTTACAACCTCTGGGAATTGGTCAAAGCTATAGTGATAGTTGAGTTCAACCATTGGGATCAAAATTCTCATGacagtggtcccatggtgtttatacttgcgtactattgtttgtacagatgaacgtggtaccttcaggcatttggaaattgctctcaaggatgaaccagacttgtggaggtctacacatttttttctgaggtcttggctgatttcttttgattttccaatgatgtcaagcaaagaggcactgagtttaagaccttgaaatacatccacaggtgcacctccaattgactcaaattatgtcagttggcctatcagaggcttctaaagccattttctggaattttccaagctgtttaaaggcataacttagtgtatgtaaacttctgacccactggaattgtgatagtgaattataagtgaaataacctgcctgtaaacaattattggaacaattacttgtgtcatgcacaatgtagatgtcctaacagacttgcaaaaactatagtttgttaacaagaaatttgtggagtggttgaaaaacaagttttaatggctccaacctaagtgcatgtaaacttccgacttcaactgtatacaagAATCAGCAGAAAAGGAAGGGGTGGTAATACCTGGCTCGGTTGCAATGGCATGTCCTGATGGCAACTACATTGCCTGGAACAATAATGAAAACACTACCTAACAAGTCCCCTCCTCCCACTCTTGCAGAATAAGTGTGTATCTGGTTACCTTTCTATGTATCTGGACTGGTCTGGTGGCACTCTGTCCTTTTATAGTCTCCTCTGACGCACGGAACCACCACGCCAAATTCACTGAGCCCCTCTATCCAGGGTTTGGAGTTTGTGAAGGCTCTTCGGTGTCCCTGTAAGACGGAGAACAGCACTCTGTGGGTGTCCTGAGTCATCATGCTCCGGTTCAAACACAAACGTGCCATACATTTGCACACGTTTTTTCTTCACATAAAACATGACCTTGTATAAATCGGTTAACCCAGAAGTAAAATCTTGCGTACATGCAGAATCTGCCCACGGGAGATGAGTTCTTGTGTGGGACACATGTACCACACTTCATTCACGGCTGTTTATATGGTAATGTTGTATGTAATTGGCGTCTGCTAAATGTTTGTGTATGTAACATTAACTGTCCTATGATGCTGTTGATAGTAATCAAGGAATAAAATAGATTACCATTGAGTCCACACATCACTCCTTTAAATCTGAGTGACTGTTAACAGATGTATTTTACAGTTACTGTAAATGTCAACTACAGTGTTCTTGGCAGACATGTTGATAAGGCttgtaccagtggaggctggtgggaggggcTAAACTGGGGTCAGTCCCTGCacctctcctgttcctctgacTCACCTTAGACCTCACCACAAAATGTACCTTAGATCTGAGTCATCCAACTCGAAGGTCTTTAATTGTACAAGTTTAAAAATGGAACTGGCCAGAGTAGACTGAATGACAGATGAAAGGGGCTGTGTTCTCTCCATTACAATTCAGTGAATCATTTATCACCACTAAAAGATCCTGTTTCCCTCTGTCATTTGTGTCTCTGCTGTTTCTCATTAAATCACATCAAGACCTGTACATCAACGGGCATGTAATACTGACCTATCAGGCAATACACCCGTGTGTGTGACAGCTTATCTCAAGGATATGAACATCAGACAATAGGCTTTCCATTATTGCAATTTTTATTGAGCAAAAGAACATACCAATGGAAAAATAACCAACAGCCTATTCAGATCATTGATCAAATTAATACACCTGAAAAACTGAATATTGCATGGACAGAAAGTTGTGGAATGCTTCAGACGGTTGCACTGATTGTGCAAGTCTTCATGAAATGCCAGATAGCTATTTTCAACATCAACAAAAGCATCTACAGTCAGAAAAACATACAACTTTGTCTAATTTGACCTCTTATATTAATATCAGTGATTACTTATTTTGTCCTGAATGTCTGCGGAGGCACTTTTATAGAGACCTAAGATGGGAGCAAGGAGCGACACAGCAGTAAGCATATCTTAACCAAATCATACCAGGTCCAAACAATGCTGGCCGATATTTTAACATGTACTCTGGTAGCTTCCTTTGAATGCGCCAACAATTAAATCCACTCATCTCCCAGACACCACCAATCCTCTTTTCTTCTCAAAACTCTAACCATTAAATAATAGCAAACCAATCGACATTCAATTGTTTTTATTCACATTTTCCA
This genomic window from Oncorhynchus gorbuscha isolate QuinsamMale2020 ecotype Even-year linkage group LG07, OgorEven_v1.0, whole genome shotgun sequence contains:
- the LOC124039298 gene encoding cerebellar degeneration-related protein 2-like; translated protein: MLTDMIEVEEFEIQEDEPWYDKQDLEHDLHLAAELGKTLLDRNRELEQGLQQMYSTNQEQLQEIEYLTKQVDLLRQVNDQHAKVYEQLDQSSREQEQSNTRLVQDNRTAQHKIQGLTEMIEALQTQVEDLQRQVEDLKTAPANPHRKPLAESWRPFGVQSVSCLNELQRTHSVYSGDHSDDPWSPSDVSWREEEQESLRRSLRSLQTQLANERARREGAERDADHLANENVALEQRLGMMEGCQDRLVELECEAEELRQLWRADYGNKALRSRVSLGMLPNALFFHLNQERGMGEDGESEGDLMEVSYRSKVKGCDVLKHCNSEKQLRSLQGEGSDVYESHDHERSCVRHSEVVKQRGISLLNEVDAQYSALQVKYDALLRRCHQGEPDPSQQHSQKEVQKPSGAPLVRPRSPASLHQGQEDELHQPEYKALFKEIFTCIQKTKEDLSENRGKSWQLK